From a single Fulvivirga ulvae genomic region:
- a CDS encoding xanthine dehydrogenase molybdopterin binding subunit: protein MKNIDSKGHVRGESVYLDDITVRVGTLYGDVFDAPCAHGKIKSVDYSEAEQLPGVIKILTYKDIPGENQIGGIFSDEPLFAENEIHFWGMPIALVIAESEFTARQARKLIKIDIEEFPPIVDPKEAKAKGSLIFPPRTFKLGEVERAWKQCDYIFEGTADSEGQEHLYIETQGAYAYLMENGNIRIASSTQGPTAVQRTVAKVLGVSMNKVEVDVTRLGGGFGGKEDQATAWGVMAALGTMLLNRPVKIALHRMDDMRMTGKRHPYRSDFKIGLSKDLKICAYAVTFYQNAGAAADLSPAVMERTLFHATNSYYVPNVTATAYSCKTHLPPNTAFRGFGGPQGMFVIESAIAKAAKELGVEAYEIQQKNLLKDGDEFPYGQIAEQAEAHSTWKEACDKFNLESLNKEIKDFNTSNKHLKKGMAMQPVCFGISFTNTAMNNARALVHIYSDGSVGVSTGAVEMGQGVNTKMLQVAASTFAIDPAKVKLETTNTTRVANTSPSAASSTADLNGKALQIACDKLLDRLKETAAKLLKAEAKHIILKNDLVYCEGKPSELTWEKLVQAAFLDRVCLTENGHYATPVIHFDKTREKGHPFAYHVYGTAILIVTVDCIRGTYEFDTVKLIHDFGKSMNESIDLGQIEGGLVQGIGWMTMEELKYNKEGRLLSNALSTYKIPDIYSVPKEIQVEALETGGHEMAINKSKAVGEPPLMYGLGAYFAIQNAVRAYNPDYHLKFDAPFTPEKVLKGLYEKANVSVPGV from the coding sequence ATGAAAAATATTGATTCAAAAGGACATGTAAGGGGTGAGTCTGTATACCTTGATGATATCACGGTAAGGGTTGGCACGCTCTATGGGGATGTATTTGATGCACCGTGTGCTCATGGCAAAATCAAAAGTGTTGATTACTCAGAGGCTGAGCAATTGCCGGGTGTGATTAAAATACTGACTTACAAGGATATACCCGGAGAAAATCAAATAGGAGGAATATTTTCTGATGAGCCTCTTTTTGCTGAAAATGAAATCCATTTTTGGGGTATGCCAATAGCCCTGGTTATTGCGGAGAGTGAATTCACCGCAAGGCAGGCTCGAAAACTGATTAAAATTGATATTGAGGAGTTCCCACCCATTGTTGATCCGAAGGAGGCCAAAGCAAAAGGAAGTTTAATATTTCCTCCGAGGACTTTTAAGCTTGGCGAAGTGGAGAGGGCTTGGAAACAGTGCGATTACATCTTTGAAGGCACAGCAGATTCAGAAGGGCAGGAACATTTATATATAGAAACTCAGGGAGCTTATGCGTATCTGATGGAAAATGGTAATATAAGAATAGCCTCTTCCACCCAGGGACCGACAGCCGTCCAAAGAACTGTAGCTAAAGTATTGGGAGTTTCTATGAACAAGGTAGAAGTAGATGTGACCCGGCTTGGCGGAGGTTTCGGAGGAAAGGAAGATCAGGCTACGGCCTGGGGCGTAATGGCCGCACTGGGAACTATGTTGTTAAACAGACCTGTAAAAATAGCATTGCATCGAATGGATGATATGCGTATGACAGGTAAAAGGCACCCTTATCGCTCTGATTTTAAGATAGGTTTGAGCAAAGATCTCAAAATATGTGCTTATGCAGTCACTTTTTATCAGAATGCAGGTGCAGCAGCAGATCTTTCGCCAGCCGTTATGGAGCGTACTCTTTTTCATGCCACCAATAGCTACTATGTTCCAAACGTTACGGCCACTGCGTATAGTTGTAAAACACACCTTCCTCCCAATACGGCTTTCAGAGGCTTTGGTGGCCCGCAGGGGATGTTTGTTATAGAGTCTGCAATAGCCAAAGCAGCAAAAGAGCTTGGTGTGGAGGCTTATGAAATCCAACAAAAGAATCTCTTAAAAGACGGAGATGAATTTCCCTATGGACAAATTGCAGAGCAGGCCGAAGCCCATAGTACCTGGAAGGAAGCCTGTGATAAATTTAATCTGGAATCTCTTAATAAAGAAATTAAGGACTTTAATACCAGCAACAAGCATCTGAAAAAAGGTATGGCCATGCAACCCGTTTGCTTCGGGATTTCATTTACAAATACTGCCATGAACAATGCCCGTGCTCTGGTGCATATTTATAGTGATGGCAGTGTAGGTGTAAGTACCGGAGCTGTCGAAATGGGGCAGGGAGTAAATACTAAAATGTTGCAGGTAGCCGCAAGCACTTTTGCCATTGATCCGGCTAAGGTAAAACTGGAAACAACCAATACTACAAGAGTAGCCAATACTTCACCTTCTGCAGCAAGCTCAACGGCAGACCTCAATGGTAAGGCATTACAAATCGCCTGCGACAAACTTCTTGATAGACTGAAAGAAACCGCGGCAAAACTGTTGAAAGCCGAAGCTAAGCACATAATTCTAAAGAATGATCTGGTTTATTGTGAGGGCAAGCCTTCTGAACTTACCTGGGAAAAACTGGTGCAGGCAGCATTTTTGGATAGGGTTTGCCTTACAGAAAATGGCCATTATGCCACACCTGTTATACATTTTGATAAAACCAGAGAGAAGGGCCACCCTTTTGCTTACCATGTTTATGGTACAGCTATTCTGATTGTAACAGTAGATTGTATCAGAGGCACCTATGAGTTTGATACGGTAAAGCTTATTCACGATTTTGGTAAAAGCATGAATGAAAGCATTGACCTCGGGCAGATTGAGGGAGGGTTAGTACAGGGTATAGGTTGGATGACTATGGAGGAATTGAAATACAATAAAGAAGGAAGACTGCTTTCCAATGCCTTATCTACTTATAAAATACCCGATATTTATTCTGTGCCAAAAGAAATACAAGTGGAGGCCCTGGAAACCGGTGGTCATGAAATGGCAATTAATAAATCTAAAGCTGTGGGAGAGCCGCCCCTGATGTACGGACTGGGAGCATACTTTGCCATACAAAATGCCGTTAGGGCCTATAACCCTGACTATCACTTGAAATTTGATGCGCCTTTTACACCGGAAAAAGTGCTGAAGGGGCTATATGAGAAGGCCAATGTATCTGTCCCTGGAGTATAA
- a CDS encoding XdhC family protein: MDFWCHTYRLLAKHQKAVLLYVLDSSGSSPGRQGFKMIVAPGSEMAGSIGGGIMEHKLVELSRSLLHDSNDLSKPFIKYQVHRAEAHDRSGMICSGEQTIAFYYLQENDVRWIEQLLKTFEENRKGVLLLTEKGPEFLPEQILSSQYDYILYSKNRWSYKEQIGFKSTLYIIGGGHVGLALSRLMRNLGFHVVVMDDREGLNTLEQNEYAHKTSVIDYNKIENYISEGEDTYVVIASFGYRTDKKVLKRLIDKKFKYLGMMGSGEKVRTLYKELREEGITERQLANVRSPIGLQIKSKTPDEIAVSIAAEIIEVKNSTR, encoded by the coding sequence ATGGATTTCTGGTGTCATACATATCGCCTTTTAGCAAAACACCAAAAAGCCGTACTGCTCTATGTGCTTGACAGTAGCGGGAGCAGCCCGGGTCGTCAAGGCTTCAAAATGATAGTTGCTCCCGGAAGTGAGATGGCCGGTTCAATCGGAGGCGGCATCATGGAGCACAAGCTGGTAGAGCTGTCAAGGTCGCTGCTACACGACAGTAATGATCTTTCTAAACCCTTTATAAAATACCAAGTACACCGGGCAGAGGCACATGACAGATCAGGGATGATATGTTCAGGAGAGCAAACTATAGCTTTTTACTATTTGCAGGAAAATGATGTCCGATGGATAGAGCAACTTTTGAAAACCTTTGAGGAGAACAGGAAAGGAGTACTTTTATTGACAGAGAAAGGACCGGAATTTTTACCTGAACAAATATTGTCCAGTCAGTATGATTATATACTTTATAGCAAAAACCGTTGGAGTTATAAGGAGCAAATTGGATTTAAAAGTACGCTCTATATTATTGGTGGAGGGCATGTTGGGCTTGCGCTGTCCCGGTTAATGAGAAATTTGGGTTTTCATGTAGTAGTGATGGATGATCGGGAAGGCCTGAATACATTGGAACAAAACGAGTATGCACATAAAACATCGGTTATTGATTATAATAAGATAGAAAACTATATATCAGAAGGAGAGGATACTTATGTGGTGATAGCCAGCTTTGGTTACAGAACTGATAAAAAAGTGCTGAAGCGTTTGATTGATAAAAAATTTAAATATCTGGGTATGATGGGGAGTGGAGAAAAAGTCAGGACGCTGTATAAAGAGTTGAGGGAAGAAGGCATAACTGAGAGGCAATTGGCAAATGTCCGGTCTCCCATTGGTTTACAAATCAAAAGTAAAACGCCTGATGAAATAGCAGTAAGTATAGCTGCGGAGATTATTGAGGTTAAGAATAGTACACGTTAA
- a CDS encoding polysaccharide deacetylase family protein produces MLRILLSVICWAGITTITFSQAQKQMVVTVDDLPYITNKEDTLQHIYINENIVRHLVDYKVPAIGFVNESKLFVNGRLSDPEVKNIDLWASNGLELGNHTFSHFDYNQLTTQEFFDEIKRGERITKSILTNYGQRMQYFRHPFLHRGDTREKVDSLASYLKDNGYTEAPVTIDNSEYIFASAYRKADQAGDDDMKEKVAKSYLTYMVEKTRYYESISGKMFERNIPQILLIHDNLLNADYLPKLLDLFKAEGYEFISLTQALKDKAYQSEDKYVGKGGITWLHRWAITQKRPPEFYQGEPKCPEFVQEYVGISE; encoded by the coding sequence ATGCTTAGAATACTTCTCTCTGTTATATGTTGGGCCGGCATTACTACCATTACTTTCAGCCAGGCCCAAAAGCAAATGGTGGTTACCGTTGATGATCTGCCTTACATAACGAACAAAGAAGATACACTCCAACACATTTATATTAATGAAAATATAGTAAGACACCTTGTAGATTACAAAGTGCCAGCTATTGGGTTTGTTAATGAGTCAAAGCTGTTTGTTAATGGCAGGCTTTCTGATCCTGAGGTGAAAAATATTGACCTTTGGGCCAGCAACGGATTGGAGCTGGGTAATCATACATTCTCACATTTTGATTACAACCAGCTGACCACACAAGAATTCTTTGATGAAATAAAAAGGGGAGAGCGCATAACCAAGAGCATTTTGACAAATTATGGGCAGCGCATGCAATACTTCAGACACCCGTTTCTTCATCGTGGTGATACCAGAGAGAAGGTTGATTCATTGGCCAGTTACCTCAAAGACAATGGATATACCGAAGCTCCGGTGACTATTGACAACTCCGAATACATCTTTGCCAGCGCTTACCGAAAAGCTGATCAGGCAGGTGATGATGATATGAAAGAGAAAGTTGCTAAAAGCTACCTCACCTATATGGTTGAAAAAACCAGGTATTACGAGTCCATCTCCGGCAAGATGTTTGAAAGAAATATCCCTCAAATCCTGCTCATACATGACAATCTCCTCAATGCTGACTACCTGCCCAAGCTGCTTGACCTTTTTAAAGCTGAAGGCTATGAGTTTATATCCCTGACCCAGGCCCTTAAAGATAAAGCTTACCAAAGTGAGGATAAATATGTGGGCAAAGGTGGAATTACCTGGCTACATCGCTGGGCTATAACTCAGAAGAGACCCCCGGAGTTTTACCAGGGAGAACCCAAATGCCCTGAATTCGTGCAGGAGTATGTGGGGATAAGTGAATGA
- a CDS encoding cysteine desulfurase family protein: MNVYLDNAATTPLDAEVFEAMKPFLMENYGNPSSIHAHGRKVRSAIEYARKQVAELLNASTGEIFFTSGGTEADNTIICCGIESYGLTHAITSRIEHHAVLHTMENLQKQGKIKLSFVELDEKGHIIPDHLEELLKNNPRSMVSLMHANNEIGNINDLDLISSICRRHDAIFHSDTVQTVGHYKHDLKTLDIQSITGAAHKFHGPKGAGFLYIRKDSKITPYIHGGAQERNMRGGTENVYGIIGLAKALEIAYRDMEEHQNYVQGLKDRMISKLKNSIEGVGFNGDSANAEKSLYTVLNVCLPQSNDNDMLLFTLDINGISASGGSACSSGASTGSHVLTGIKADPTRGAVRFSFSKYNKPEEIDYTVEKLSEFYKQVEA; this comes from the coding sequence ATGAACGTTTATCTTGACAACGCTGCTACCACTCCCCTTGACGCTGAAGTATTTGAGGCTATGAAGCCTTTTCTTATGGAGAACTATGGCAACCCTTCGTCTATCCATGCTCATGGAAGAAAAGTAAGGTCAGCCATTGAGTATGCAAGAAAGCAGGTTGCAGAGCTTTTAAATGCCTCCACTGGTGAAATATTCTTTACTTCAGGGGGTACCGAAGCCGACAACACCATTATCTGTTGCGGTATAGAATCATACGGACTAACTCATGCCATTACCTCCAGGATCGAACACCATGCCGTCTTACACACAATGGAAAATCTACAAAAGCAGGGGAAAATCAAACTGAGCTTTGTGGAACTTGACGAAAAAGGCCATATAATTCCGGATCATCTGGAAGAATTACTTAAAAACAATCCCCGATCTATGGTATCGCTTATGCATGCGAATAACGAAATCGGGAATATTAATGACCTGGATCTTATCAGTTCAATCTGTCGCAGGCATGATGCCATCTTTCATTCGGATACTGTTCAGACTGTAGGTCACTATAAGCATGATCTTAAAACCCTTGATATTCAGAGCATAACGGGTGCTGCTCACAAGTTTCACGGGCCAAAAGGCGCTGGATTTCTATATATCAGAAAGGATAGTAAGATCACTCCTTACATCCATGGAGGTGCTCAGGAGAGGAATATGCGTGGCGGAACTGAAAATGTGTATGGCATAATCGGCCTGGCCAAAGCACTGGAGATCGCATACCGCGATATGGAAGAGCATCAAAACTATGTTCAAGGGCTCAAAGACCGGATGATTTCCAAGCTTAAAAACAGCATTGAGGGAGTGGGATTCAATGGAGACTCAGCAAATGCGGAAAAAAGTCTTTATACAGTACTTAATGTTTGTTTGCCACAGTCCAATGACAATGACATGCTACTGTTTACTCTTGATATTAATGGGATATCCGCTTCGGGAGGCAGTGCCTGCTCAAGCGGGGCCAGTACAGGCTCGCACGTTCTGACGGGCATAAAAGCAGACCCTACCCGTGGCGCTGTGCGGTTCTCTTTTAGCAAGTACAACAAACCCGAGGAAATTGATTATACCGTGGAGAAGCTGTCAGAGTTTTATAAACAAGTTGAAGCCTGA
- the glmM gene encoding phosphoglucosamine mutase, with product MTLIKSISGIRGTIGGKAGESLTPIDIVKFAAAFGTWAKKKTGKSKIIIGRDARISGEMTSNLVSNTLIGLGLDVVDLGLSTTPTVEIAVPEEDAAGGIILTASHNPIQWNALKLLNDKGEFISGEDGAEVLKIAEKDSYKFAEVLSLGSYSKDDTYIDKHIEKILALPLVDTEAIKAKNFNIAIDCVNSTGGISVPRLLKALGVEQVQEFYCDPTGHFPHNPEPLPENLNHICREIEKGKFDLGIVVDPDVDRLALIQEDGNPFGEEYTLVAVADYILSNTPGNTVSNLSSSVALKLVTEKKGGTYSASAVGEVNVVEEMKKTKAVIGGEGNGGIIYPELHYGRDALVGIALFLSHLAKSDKRASRLRASYPNFHISKNKIELTPEINVDEILKEIQKKYSSQKVNTIDGVKIEFGNEWVHLRKSNTEPIIRIYSESDSEATAEHLANKLISDIKDIITAKV from the coding sequence GTGACGTTAATTAAATCAATATCCGGGATTAGAGGAACCATTGGAGGTAAAGCAGGTGAAAGTTTAACACCTATAGATATAGTGAAGTTTGCCGCTGCATTTGGCACATGGGCCAAAAAAAAGACCGGCAAATCAAAAATTATCATCGGCAGGGATGCCAGGATTTCTGGTGAGATGACCAGTAATCTTGTGTCAAATACCCTTATAGGCCTTGGATTGGATGTAGTAGATCTGGGGCTGTCCACAACACCTACAGTAGAAATAGCAGTGCCTGAGGAAGATGCGGCAGGTGGAATTATTTTAACGGCCAGTCACAATCCTATTCAATGGAATGCTCTAAAGTTATTAAATGATAAAGGAGAATTTATTTCCGGCGAAGATGGTGCTGAAGTACTGAAAATTGCTGAAAAAGACAGCTACAAATTTGCCGAGGTATTATCACTAGGCTCATATAGCAAAGATGACACCTACATCGATAAGCATATTGAAAAAATACTGGCACTCCCACTGGTAGATACTGAAGCCATAAAAGCTAAAAACTTTAATATTGCAATTGATTGCGTAAACTCTACCGGAGGAATTTCAGTACCAAGGCTATTGAAGGCTTTAGGGGTAGAGCAGGTTCAGGAATTTTATTGCGACCCGACAGGGCACTTCCCCCATAACCCTGAGCCTCTTCCTGAAAACCTGAATCACATATGCCGGGAAATAGAAAAAGGGAAATTTGATTTAGGTATAGTAGTAGATCCTGATGTTGACCGTCTGGCACTTATCCAGGAAGATGGAAATCCTTTTGGCGAAGAGTATACGTTAGTGGCCGTTGCAGATTATATACTTTCAAATACACCCGGCAATACTGTCTCCAATTTGTCATCTTCAGTGGCATTAAAGCTGGTTACCGAGAAAAAAGGAGGCACTTACAGTGCCTCTGCGGTAGGTGAGGTGAATGTAGTTGAGGAAATGAAAAAGACCAAGGCTGTAATTGGCGGAGAAGGAAACGGGGGTATTATATATCCTGAATTACACTATGGGAGAGACGCCTTAGTAGGTATCGCTCTTTTCTTGTCACATCTTGCAAAATCAGACAAGCGAGCATCGCGACTCCGAGCATCGTATCCTAATTTCCATATTTCCAAAAACAAAATTGAACTTACCCCTGAAATCAACGTTGACGAAATATTAAAGGAGATACAGAAAAAATACTCTTCGCAGAAAGTTAATACAATAGATGGCGTTAAAATAGAGTTTGGTAATGAATGGGTGCATTTGAGAAAATCAAATACCGAACCTATCATCAGGATTTATTCGGAGTCTGATTCTGAAGCTACTGCCGAGCACCTGGCCAATAAGCTTATCTCGGATATTAAAGACATTATTACTGCTAAAGTATAA
- a CDS encoding calcium/sodium antiporter, with translation MITYVLFVLGFVALVKGADLLVEGASSIAVKFKISQMIIGLTIVSFGTSLPELLVNITASVKGNPEIAIGNIFGSNIANILLILGISALIRPLPITRNIYFSEIPFSLIATLLVGFLANAALFSDIDTLTLSRLDGGILLVFFSLFIGYIYAVHRNNLEASAPEEEFVSRDSIPKSIILIAIGLIGLYFGGEWVVTGAVKIAGEMGLSQTFIGLTVIAIGTSLPELFTSAVAAYKGNTDIAVGNVVGSNIFNLLWILGVSALIRPLPFDIASNTDIIMIIISSALLLFAVAVGKGARIVRWEGILFILVYLTYLWYLLQRG, from the coding sequence ATGATCACTTACGTGTTGTTTGTGCTTGGTTTTGTGGCCTTAGTCAAAGGGGCGGATTTACTTGTGGAGGGAGCTTCTTCCATAGCAGTAAAATTTAAAATTTCCCAAATGATCATTGGTTTGACAATTGTTTCATTTGGAACGTCATTGCCAGAGTTATTGGTCAATATTACAGCCAGTGTTAAAGGCAATCCTGAGATAGCCATAGGAAATATTTTCGGGAGTAATATTGCCAATATACTTTTAATTCTTGGTATCAGTGCCCTGATCAGGCCTCTGCCTATCACCAGGAATATTTATTTTTCTGAGATCCCTTTTTCACTCATAGCAACCCTTTTAGTAGGTTTCTTGGCAAATGCCGCATTGTTTTCCGATATTGATACTCTTACACTTAGCCGGCTTGACGGAGGTATTTTGCTGGTTTTTTTCTCATTGTTTATAGGGTACATATATGCTGTACACCGCAATAACCTGGAAGCTTCGGCACCTGAAGAAGAGTTTGTGTCAAGGGATTCAATACCAAAATCAATCATATTAATAGCAATCGGATTGATCGGCCTCTACTTTGGAGGAGAGTGGGTGGTAACAGGGGCCGTTAAAATAGCAGGTGAAATGGGGCTCAGCCAAACATTCATCGGGCTGACAGTTATAGCCATTGGCACATCTCTACCTGAGCTTTTTACTTCGGCAGTAGCCGCATATAAGGGCAATACTGATATAGCTGTCGGCAATGTTGTCGGCTCTAACATTTTTAATCTGCTATGGATACTTGGTGTAAGTGCCCTGATCAGGCCTTTACCATTTGATATTGCCAGTAATACGGATATTATTATGATCATTATATCAAGTGCTTTGCTGCTTTTTGCTGTGGCTGTTGGTAAAGGAGCCAGGATTGTAAGGTGGGAAGGTATATTGTTTATACTGGTATACCTGACATATCTGTGGTATCTTCTACAACGCGGATAG
- the mazG gene encoding nucleoside triphosphate pyrophosphohydrolase translates to MPDIKTTPDPNRKAKLEAFDRLLTIMDELRENCPWDKKQTLETLRHLTIEETYELSDAIIENDLDEIRKELGDLMLHNVFYARIASEKKAFDITDVLNGVCDKLIERHPHIYGDVEAEDEQTVKANWEKIKLKEKGNKNPSVLGGVPKSLPALIKAMRIQEKARGIGFDWEKKEQVWEKVEEEMQEFKAEFNAESAEEIDKEKAGQEFGDLLFSLINYARFIDINPEEALERTNKKFIKRFQFLERESAKDGKSIGNMTLAEMDEYWEKAKQH, encoded by the coding sequence ATGCCGGATATAAAAACCACTCCTGACCCTAACCGCAAAGCAAAGCTTGAAGCTTTTGACAGGCTGCTTACCATTATGGATGAGCTGAGAGAAAACTGTCCGTGGGATAAGAAACAGACCCTGGAAACACTTCGGCACCTGACCATTGAGGAGACATATGAGCTAAGCGATGCCATTATAGAAAACGACCTGGACGAGATCAGAAAAGAACTCGGAGACCTGATGCTGCACAATGTGTTTTATGCGCGCATAGCTTCTGAGAAGAAAGCCTTTGATATCACTGATGTACTGAATGGAGTTTGCGACAAACTGATAGAACGCCACCCGCATATCTATGGTGATGTGGAGGCAGAAGATGAGCAGACGGTTAAGGCCAACTGGGAAAAAATAAAACTTAAGGAAAAAGGAAATAAAAACCCTTCAGTATTGGGAGGCGTACCAAAATCCTTACCTGCCCTGATCAAGGCTATGAGAATACAGGAAAAAGCCAGAGGAATAGGCTTCGATTGGGAGAAAAAAGAGCAGGTATGGGAAAAGGTGGAAGAAGAAATGCAGGAATTCAAAGCAGAGTTTAACGCCGAGAGTGCGGAAGAAATAGATAAGGAAAAGGCCGGGCAGGAGTTTGGCGACCTGCTCTTTTCGTTAATTAATTATGCCCGATTCATTGATATCAACCCTGAGGAAGCACTGGAAAGAACCAATAAAAAATTTATAAAGCGTTTCCAGTTTTTGGAGCGCGAATCTGCCAAAGATGGGAAATCCATTGGCAATATGACTCTTGCTGAGATGGATGAATATTGGGAG